A window of Halobacillus naozhouensis genomic DNA:
ACTTTGCCCAGGTCCTGTTAGATACTGGATATACCGATGCAAATCTCGTCATACCAATGACGCTTGGTCTCGTTTTTTCAACGGTGGTTGCACATGGATTTTCAATCCGATGGGTGGCGGAGAAACTCGGTCTCGCGGTCAATAGCCAACCCGGTGTCCTGATTGTTGGCAGTAATTCATTCAGTATCAGTATGGCAAAAGTGATGATAGAACTAAATATTCCTGTATTGTTGGCAGATTCTTCACAGCAGCGACTAGAGGCTGCTCGAGAGACGGATATCGAAACCTATCATGGCGAAATATTGTCTGAACTCTACGATCATGAATTGGATCTAACACCGTATGAATATATGGTTGCTGCATCTATAGTGAACTCTTATAATGCCTTAGTTTGTAGATCCTTTGTTCAGGAAATGGGCCGAAATAATATCTATAGTCTGCATAATGAACACGGGGAAAGCCTTACGGACCTCGTCGATAAATACGACAAACGCATTTTAACAAAAGAAAATATTTCGTGGCATGAACTGAATGATCGCGTCGAACGCGGCTTCCATTTCAACACAACGAAGTTAACCAAAAAAAGCTTTGCCCAATGTGTTAAAGAGCGTAGTGAACAAAGCCTGATATTATTTATTTTAAAATCATCCGGAAAAATTGAGTTTTCAACACACGAAGGACAGGTCAAAGGTGAACAAGGAGATATTGTTGTAAGCTTGGATCCACCGGCCTCGAAAAGAAGGAACACTGAAGAAACAGCGGGATAGATGGGGCAGCTCCTAAACCTTTTGTATCGGTTAGCTTAACAACAACTACGCAAAAAGGTCTAAAATAAGTCAAAGTGGCGGAGGGTATTCTTGGGACTACATCACTGGGGCGACCTATTATAGATAAAATGCTGAGGTTCTGGGCAGACAGGGAGCTCAGCATTTTAGGATATATTACTCGTAATTCTCGAACTTTTCGCTTACCTGATATCCTCTGTATACTGTCTGAGCGAAGTTTTGATCCAACAAGAGACCGAGATATTGATTCTCCAAATGTTGTAAGCGACGGGATGCAAATTCTGGAGTAACTCCAAAAGTGGAAACCACTTCGTAAATGGCTTGCGACTTTTTAAACGGAAGGTTCATTTGCAGCAGCATAAAAGTAGGGACACAGAAATGCAAAGCAAAGTTATCTGCTTTCCATTCTTGGTATTCAACAAAGCGTACAGGCAGGTTAAGCTGGGAA
This region includes:
- a CDS encoding ImmA/IrrE family metallo-endopeptidase encodes the protein MYQYTTLESHIYDLLISLSIRIPNQLTIDRIAEQLNIRVYDWEHSSEAVIYKGISRIFLQKQLSKEERWQTFGHELGHILLHSGSQLNLPVRFVEYQEWKADNFALHFCVPTFMLLQMNLPFKKSQAIYEVVSTFGVTPEFASRRLQHLENQYLGLLLDQNFAQTVYRGYQVSEKFENYE